One window from the genome of Flavobacterium agricola encodes:
- a CDS encoding tRNA1(Val) (adenine(37)-N6)-methyltransferase — protein sequence MFQFKQFSIQQQRTAMKVGTDGVLLGAWVPLINNPYTVLDIGAGTGVISLMVAQRAPEAQIDAVEIDEAAYEECVDNFENSPWKDRVFCYHADLEEFADEFYEEEEEEYDLIVSNPPFYSENYSSGDAQRDQARFQEAMPFDLLIESAQALLSDNGILAVVIPHKEEENFIALCASVNLFPLKITRVKGTPTAEIKRSLLAFTRIDQQPLVDELVIELERHVYTDAYKALTHEFYLKM from the coding sequence ATGTTTCAGTTTAAGCAATTCAGCATTCAACAACAACGTACCGCAATGAAAGTAGGTACAGATGGTGTTTTGTTAGGGGCTTGGGTTCCGTTAATTAATAATCCTTACACCGTTTTAGATATTGGTGCCGGTACCGGAGTAATTTCGCTAATGGTTGCACAACGCGCGCCTGAAGCGCAAATTGATGCAGTAGAAATTGATGAAGCAGCTTACGAAGAATGTGTAGACAATTTTGAAAATTCTCCGTGGAAAGATCGTGTGTTTTGTTATCATGCCGATTTAGAAGAATTTGCTGATGAATTTTACGAGGAAGAAGAAGAAGAATACGATTTAATTGTATCTAATCCGCCTTTTTACAGCGAAAATTATTCGTCAGGCGATGCGCAACGTGATCAAGCTCGTTTTCAAGAAGCGATGCCGTTTGATTTGCTTATCGAAAGTGCACAAGCTTTACTATCCGATAACGGTATTTTAGCCGTTGTTATTCCGCATAAAGAAGAAGAAAATTTTATAGCCTTATGTGCCAGCGTGAATCTATTTCCTTTAAAAATTACTCGTGTAAAAGGTACGCCTACCGCCGAAATTAAACGATCTTTATTGGCTTTTACCCGAATTGATCAACAACCGTTGGTTGATGAATTGGTTATTGAATTAGAACGTCATGTTTACACCGATGCATACAAAGCTTTAACCCACGAATTTTATTTAAAAATGTAG
- the rimM gene encoding ribosome maturation factor RimM (Essential for efficient processing of 16S rRNA), whose protein sequence is MRKKDCFYLGKIAKKFSFKGEVLAYLDTDEPYLYENLESVFVERNKDLVPFFIERSSIHKNDFLRIKFEDIDSEEEADQVMGCAIYLPLSLLPKLEGNKFYFHEIVGFKAVDERLGEIGIMQGVNDSNAQPLFEILNGEKQILVPMVDEFLVKVDRENKQIILKTPPGLVDLYLED, encoded by the coding sequence ATGCGTAAAAAAGATTGTTTTTATTTAGGTAAAATCGCGAAAAAATTTAGTTTCAAAGGTGAGGTTCTGGCGTATTTAGATACTGATGAACCTTATTTATACGAAAATTTGGAATCAGTCTTTGTTGAAAGAAACAAAGACTTGGTTCCTTTTTTTATAGAAAGATCTTCAATTCATAAAAATGATTTTTTACGAATTAAGTTTGAAGATATTGATTCTGAAGAAGAAGCCGATCAAGTGATGGGCTGCGCGATATATTTGCCATTATCTTTATTACCTAAATTAGAAGGCAATAAGTTTTATTTCCATGAAATTGTTGGATTTAAAGCTGTTGATGAACGTTTAGGTGAAATTGGGATAATGCAAGGAGTAAACGATAGCAATGCACAACCGTTATTCGAAATTTTAAATGGAGAAAAGCAAATTTTAGTGCCAATGGTTGATGAGTTTCTTGTTAAAGTTGACCGAGAAAATAAACAAATCATTTTAAAAACCCCACCGGGATTAGTAGATTTGTATTTAGAAGATTAA
- the dnaE gene encoding DNA polymerase III subunit alpha has product MYLIFDTETTGLPRDYNAPITDTDNWPRCIQIAWQLHDEMGNLIEHQDYLVQPNGFDIPYDSERIHGISTALAQQKGAALQQVLEHFNIALSKTKFVVGQNVGFDLKIMGAEFYRANLDTDLNELPVLDTCTETTANLLKLPGGRGGRFKLPTLTELHQFLFNQPFAEAHNATADVEATTRCFFELIRKDVFTADELLEDASYLKQFKTQNPKPFELIGLKHINLKKASEEIRKEIEALQKKKEPSQTTKVDLSTHAFAHLHNHTQFSVLQSTIDIGALVKQAAADKMPAIAMTDHGNMMGAFKFVSAILGHNKSVANSIKTAKENGEEPTETEIKPIVGCEFNICENHKDKTKKDNGYQVVLLAKTKKGYHNLAKLSSIAFIDGFYYVPRIDKEILLQYKEDVIVLTGNLMGEIPNKILNTGLKQAEEALLWWKTHFQDDLYVEIMRHNQEDENRANISLIELAHKHQVKLVATNNTYYMNKSDANAHDILLCVKDGEKQATPIGKGRGYRYGLPNSEYYFKTQDEMKALFADIPEAIINIQEIVDKIEVYDLARDILLPKFDIPEEFVDPLDDQDGGKRGENAYLRYLTYKGAEKRYAEITDEIKERLDFELQIIANSGYPGYFLIVQDFIAAARSMGVSVGPGRGSAAGSAVAYCLWITNLDPIQYDLLFERFLNPDRVSMPDIDIDFDDEGRGRVMDYVINKYGANQVAQIITYGKMATKSSIKDAARVLDLPLYESERIAKLIPTMMPGKWNLARFLKESEDEIKKAVRSDEFEPIKELINIANQGDLAAETIQQAKIIEGSMRNTGIHACGVIITPDDITNFVPVQTAKDSDLYVTQFDNSVAESAGLLKMDFLGLKTLTLIKDTCAIIKQRTGKVIDPETIPIDDEKTYQLFQRGETVGVFQYESAGMQKYMRELKPTVFGDLIAMNALYRPGPLEYIPSFIRRKNGEEPITYDLEACEEYLKETYGITVYQEQVMLLSQKLADFTKGEADVLRKAMGKKQKDVLDKMKPKFVEQASAKGHDANILEKIWKDWEAFASYAFNKSHSTCYAWIAYQTAYLKAHYPAEYMAAVLSNNMNDIKSVTFFMEECKRMGLKVLGPDVNESHYKFAVNDNYEIRFGMGAVKGVGEGAVNTIIQNRQDGDYKSIFDLAKRIDLRAANKKAFENLALAGGFDCFTDTHRAQYFHTAEDTITFLEKAIKYGAKHQESANSAQVSLFGEMSDVQIPEPVIPQCEEWGAMEKLAKEKEVVGIYISGHPLDDYKHALKYFAHNRFEELKDIENLIGKNLSFGGIITDVQHRTAKNGKGWATFIVEGYDENYEFRIFDEEYLKLRHFLLLNQFIYLRINIKEGWVNKTTGKKSDPKIQFVNMMLLQDVLSHFAKKINIVLSIFDFDEQKIMELNQLFSIHPGNTPVSFEVLEIEKIKRLVETPLESETNLDEELAENGEEQIQAVLTEEVEEFKIVTKLAMDSRKLKVDINPQFLQDLEQLQIPFKVS; this is encoded by the coding sequence ATGTACTTAATTTTTGATACAGAAACAACGGGATTACCTCGCGATTATAATGCCCCTATTACAGATACAGACAATTGGCCAAGATGCATACAAATTGCTTGGCAATTGCATGACGAAATGGGTAATTTAATTGAGCATCAGGATTATTTAGTACAACCTAATGGTTTTGACATTCCGTATGATTCTGAAAGAATTCACGGTATTTCAACAGCTTTGGCACAACAAAAAGGAGCAGCTTTACAACAAGTTTTAGAGCATTTTAATATTGCCTTATCTAAAACCAAATTTGTAGTTGGTCAAAATGTTGGCTTCGATTTAAAAATTATGGGTGCCGAATTTTACCGCGCCAATTTAGATACTGATTTAAACGAACTTCCTGTTTTAGATACCTGTACCGAAACAACAGCTAATTTATTAAAACTACCTGGAGGACGTGGTGGACGTTTTAAATTACCAACTTTAACCGAGTTGCATCAATTTTTATTCAATCAGCCATTTGCTGAAGCCCACAATGCAACAGCCGATGTTGAGGCAACTACGCGTTGTTTTTTTGAATTGATTAGAAAAGATGTTTTTACAGCTGACGAATTACTAGAAGATGCATCCTATTTAAAACAATTTAAAACCCAAAACCCAAAACCTTTTGAGTTAATTGGCTTAAAGCACATCAATCTTAAAAAAGCTTCAGAAGAAATTAGAAAAGAAATTGAAGCTTTACAAAAAAAGAAAGAACCAAGCCAAACTACAAAAGTTGATTTAAGCACACATGCTTTTGCGCACTTGCACAACCACACCCAATTTTCGGTTTTACAATCAACCATTGATATTGGTGCGTTGGTAAAACAAGCAGCTGCCGATAAAATGCCAGCAATTGCCATGACCGATCATGGTAACATGATGGGAGCTTTTAAATTTGTAAGCGCCATTTTAGGACATAACAAATCGGTAGCAAATAGCATTAAAACAGCTAAAGAAAATGGTGAAGAACCAACCGAAACCGAAATAAAACCCATTGTAGGTTGCGAATTTAATATATGCGAAAACCATAAAGATAAAACCAAAAAAGATAACGGGTACCAAGTTGTTTTGCTTGCTAAAACCAAAAAAGGCTACCATAACTTAGCCAAGCTTTCATCCATTGCATTCATTGACGGTTTTTATTACGTTCCGCGTATTGATAAAGAAATTTTATTGCAGTACAAAGAAGATGTAATTGTACTAACCGGAAACTTAATGGGTGAAATTCCGAATAAAATTTTAAACACCGGTTTAAAACAAGCTGAAGAAGCTTTATTGTGGTGGAAAACGCATTTTCAAGATGATTTATATGTCGAAATTATGCGCCACAACCAAGAAGATGAAAATCGTGCCAACATAAGTTTAATCGAATTGGCGCACAAACATCAGGTTAAATTGGTGGCAACAAACAATACGTATTACATGAACAAATCTGACGCCAATGCGCACGATATTTTGCTTTGTGTAAAAGACGGAGAAAAACAAGCAACGCCAATTGGCAAAGGCCGAGGTTACCGTTACGGCTTACCAAATTCTGAATATTATTTTAAAACGCAAGACGAAATGAAAGCACTATTTGCCGACATTCCAGAAGCTATAATAAATATTCAGGAAATTGTAGATAAAATTGAAGTTTACGATTTAGCTCGTGATATTTTATTACCAAAATTTGATATTCCTGAAGAATTTGTTGACCCGTTAGACGATCAAGATGGTGGTAAACGTGGTGAAAATGCATATTTACGTTATTTAACCTATAAAGGAGCCGAAAAAAGATACGCAGAAATTACCGACGAAATTAAAGAACGTTTAGATTTTGAATTGCAAATTATTGCCAATTCAGGCTACCCGGGCTATTTCTTGATCGTGCAAGATTTTATTGCTGCCGCACGCAGCATGGGCGTTTCTGTTGGTCCGGGCCGTGGCTCCGCAGCAGGCTCTGCCGTTGCTTATTGTTTATGGATTACCAATTTAGATCCTATTCAGTACGATTTACTTTTTGAGCGTTTTTTAAATCCCGATCGTGTTTCCATGCCCGATATTGATATTGATTTTGATGATGAAGGACGCGGACGCGTTATGGATTATGTAATTAATAAATACGGAGCAAACCAAGTTGCGCAAATTATTACCTACGGTAAAATGGCAACCAAATCATCTATTAAAGATGCGGCGCGCGTGTTAGATTTACCGCTATACGAATCCGAAAGAATTGCCAAGCTAATCCCGACCATGATGCCGGGGAAATGGAATTTGGCTCGCTTTTTAAAAGAATCTGAAGATGAAATTAAAAAAGCAGTTCGCTCGGACGAATTTGAACCGATTAAAGAACTTATCAATATTGCCAATCAAGGCGATTTAGCAGCCGAAACCATTCAGCAAGCAAAAATCATCGAAGGTTCGATGCGTAATACCGGGATTCACGCTTGTGGTGTTATTATTACTCCAGACGATATTACCAATTTCGTTCCTGTACAAACCGCAAAAGATTCCGATTTATATGTTACGCAGTTTGATAACTCCGTTGCCGAATCGGCAGGGTTATTAAAAATGGACTTTTTAGGACTAAAAACTTTAACCTTAATTAAAGATACGTGCGCCATTATTAAGCAACGCACGGGTAAAGTAATTGATCCAGAAACCATTCCAATTGATGATGAAAAAACATACCAACTTTTCCAACGCGGAGAAACCGTTGGAGTTTTTCAGTATGAAAGTGCCGGAATGCAAAAATACATGCGCGAATTAAAACCTACCGTTTTTGGAGATCTAATTGCCATGAATGCCCTATATCGTCCAGGCCCGTTAGAATATATCCCTTCTTTTATCCGTCGTAAAAATGGTGAAGAACCTATTACGTACGATTTAGAAGCTTGCGAAGAATATTTAAAAGAAACCTACGGAATTACGGTATACCAAGAACAGGTAATGCTTTTGTCTCAAAAACTGGCTGATTTTACCAAAGGTGAAGCCGACGTTTTACGTAAAGCCATGGGTAAAAAGCAAAAGGATGTACTAGATAAAATGAAACCCAAGTTTGTAGAACAAGCATCGGCCAAAGGCCATGATGCAAACATTTTAGAAAAAATTTGGAAAGACTGGGAAGCTTTTGCATCATACGCATTCAACAAATCGCACTCAACCTGTTATGCTTGGATTGCATACCAAACTGCTTATTTAAAAGCACATTATCCGGCCGAATATATGGCTGCGGTTCTTTCTAACAACATGAACGATATTAAATCGGTTACGTTTTTTATGGAAGAATGTAAACGCATGGGATTAAAAGTTTTAGGACCAGATGTAAACGAATCACATTATAAATTTGCCGTTAACGATAATTACGAAATTCGTTTTGGTATGGGAGCTGTAAAAGGTGTGGGCGAAGGTGCAGTGAACACCATTATTCAAAACCGACAAGACGGTGATTATAAATCAATTTTTGATTTAGCTAAACGAATAGATTTACGTGCAGCCAACAAAAAAGCCTTTGAAAACTTAGCGCTAGCTGGCGGATTTGATTGTTTTACAGATACGCACCGTGCGCAATATTTTCATACAGCAGAAGATACCATTACCTTTTTAGAAAAGGCAATTAAATATGGAGCCAAACATCAGGAAAGTGCTAATTCAGCACAAGTAAGTTTGTTTGGAGAAATGTCGGATGTACAAATTCCTGAACCTGTAATTCCGCAATGCGAAGAATGGGGAGCGATGGAAAAACTTGCCAAAGAAAAAGAAGTTGTTGGTATTTACATTTCAGGGCATCCATTAGATGATTATAAACATGCACTAAAATATTTTGCACACAACCGATTTGAAGAACTAAAAGATATAGAAAACCTAATTGGTAAAAACCTTTCTTTTGGCGGTATTATTACCGATGTACAGCATCGTACTGCTAAAAATGGCAAAGGTTGGGCAACTTTTATAGTTGAAGGTTATGATGAAAATTATGAGTTTAGAATTTTTGATGAAGAATATTTAAAGCTGCGCCATTTTTTATTGTTAAACCAATTTATTTACTTACGCATCAATATTAAAGAAGGTTGGGTAAATAAAACAACCGGTAAAAAATCTGATCCTAAAATTCAGTTTGTAAACATGATGTTGTTGCAAGATGTTTTAAGTCATTTTGCCAAAAAAATAAACATTGTACTTTCTATTTTTGATTTTGATGAACAAAAAATTATGGAATTAAACCAATTATTTAGCATTCATCCGGGAAATACGCCGGTAAGTTTTGAGGTTTTAGAAATTGAAAAAATAAAACGTTTAGTTGAAACGCCTTTAGAAAGCGAAACTAATTTAGACGAGGAATTAGCCGAAAATGGTGAAGAGCAAATACAAGCGGTATTAACAGAAGAAGTTGAAGAATTTAAAATTGTAACCAAACTTGCCATGGATAGCCGCAAGTTAAAAGTTGATATTAATCCGCAATTTTTGCAAGATTTAGAGCAATTACAAATTCCTTTTAAAGTTTCTTAA